One Deltaproteobacteria bacterium genomic region harbors:
- a CDS encoding ketoacyl-ACP synthase III gives MPIYIRGTGSYVPPKVLHNRDLEKILDTSDEWIAQRTGVRERRVADPDVAASDLALEASRAAIEMAGFKIEDIPLIIMATITPDTHCPAGANWLQAKLGADHAVTFDITAACSGFLFALNVAEQYLKAGTVANVLVTASEIMTRTLNWKDRATAILWGDGAGAALVSQEGQGAEILSTHIHTDGAGGANLLMPGGGSKTTPISHESVDKDLHTLKMIEASASVRVAVKHFADSCIEAVEANGVSLEDVDWFIPHQANLRMIQAVAKRLNVPFEKFYMTVHKYGNISSASISIALDEAVRTGAIQKGQLVLLTAFGGGLTWGSALIRW, from the coding sequence ATGCCTATTTATATCCGGGGAACAGGAAGTTATGTTCCACCAAAAGTCCTACACAACCGGGACCTTGAAAAAATCCTTGATACCTCCGACGAATGGATTGCCCAGCGGACCGGAGTCCGTGAAAGACGGGTGGCCGATCCTGACGTCGCTGCTTCAGACCTGGCTCTGGAAGCTTCCAGAGCGGCCATAGAAATGGCTGGATTTAAGATAGAAGATATTCCTTTGATTATCATGGCCACCATTACTCCCGATACCCATTGTCCGGCCGGTGCCAATTGGCTTCAGGCCAAGCTTGGAGCTGATCATGCCGTGACCTTCGACATCACTGCCGCCTGCTCGGGTTTTCTCTTTGCCTTGAATGTGGCCGAACAGTATCTGAAGGCCGGGACCGTTGCCAACGTCCTGGTTACAGCCTCGGAGATCATGACCCGGACCTTAAACTGGAAAGACCGGGCCACGGCCATACTCTGGGGAGACGGGGCCGGGGCCGCTTTGGTTTCACAGGAAGGCCAGGGGGCTGAGATCCTTTCCACCCATATCCATACCGACGGGGCAGGCGGCGCTAATCTGCTCATGCCAGGCGGCGGTTCCAAAACCACTCCCATCTCCCATGAGAGTGTGGACAAAGACCTCCATACCCTGAAGATGATCGAGGCCAGCGCCTCGGTGCGTGTGGCGGTCAAGCATTTTGCCGACTCCTGCATCGAAGCCGTGGAGGCCAACGGCGTCTCCCTGGAGGACGTCGACTGGTTTATACCTCATCAGGCCAACTTACGGATGATTCAGGCCGTAGCCAAACGTCTGAACGTACCTTTTGAAAAATTCTATATGACCGTCCATAAATATGGAAACATCTCCTCAGCATCCATATCCATCGCTCTGGATGAAGCTGTTCGTACCGGTGCCATCCAAAAGGGGCAACTGGTCTTATTGACGGCCTTCGGTGGAGGTCTGACCTGGGGCAGTGCCTTGATCCGGTGGTGA